Sequence from the Salinicoccus sp. Bachu38 genome:
GGCGTTGGCTTGGCCCTTGTGAAAGTCATAAAAACGGAAGACGATTTCTATACCATGGGTGGAAGGGGCTCGACCGTGCTGATCGTGGGTACGCTTGCCGCAACCTACCTGAGTGCGACCACCCTTCTCGGAATCGCGGGACAGTCCTATACTGAAGGACCGCTCGTCATATCGGCCCTCGGCTCATTCGGGGCATGGGTCGGCACGCTGCTCGCCGTCGTATACGTCGGCAGAAAGATGAAGGCGTATGGATGCTCGACGATGCCGGATTTCTTCGACAAGCGCTTCAATAATAAATGGGTGAGTGTCGTTGCGATCATCATCATGATTGTTGGGCTGATCGGCTACGGTGTCATCCAGTTCATCGGTGCAGGCATTGTCCTGAGTGAAGTGACAGGGGTCGACTACAGGATCATCGTCATCATCTTCACGATTGCCATGCTCGTGTTTACAGCAGTCGGCGGTATGTACGGCATCGTGGTTACAGATACAATGATGTTCTTCACAATGCTCATGATTTCCGTCGTGATTGCACCTATACTTATCGGTCAGGCAGGATTCGACCAGATGAAGAATCTGGCTGAAACATTGCCGGGCTACTGGTCTATTGCCGGTACAGAAGACAGGCATATCGGCTGGTCAATCTCCCAGTTCCTTGTATGGATACTCTTCTTTACATGTATCCCTGCACTGGTTTCACGGATATTCCCGGCCAAGAATGACTTTGTCATCCTGAAAGTGGCCATCATCGGCATATTTTTTGCACCGTTCATGCAGATTACAGTATTCCTTGCTGCAGCTGCCGTCAGGGTACTGGATCCGAACATCTCAGATCCGGACTACGCGATGGTCATCGGGTTCCTTGACTATACGCCACCTGCGATTGCCGGCATCGGACTTGCCGCATTGATGGCCTCGATCATGTCCACGGCATCCACGCTCTTTGTACTCGTCGGATTCGCCCTTTCCAGGGACTTGTACGAAAGACTGTTTGATAAGAAATTGAATACGAAAGAAAGCCTGGGCGCAGCGAGGATCGGCCAGATAATCGTTGGTATCGTCGTCTGTATCATCACCATCATCAGACCTTCAGCCATCTATTGGATTTCCATCTATGCCGGATCGATCTTCGCAGTCGGCTGGTTGCCGACGATCGTTGCCTCATTCGAATGGAGAAGGATGAACTCCAAGGCGGCCCTGGCCAGCATGATCCTTGGGGTCACGGCCTTCGTACTTGTGGGCGAAGCCATTCGCTTCAACTGGCTCCCGGTACCGGAAGGCATTGACGCACTGATGATTTCACTGGTGATTTCTGTCGGCGCATTGATTGTCGCCGCATTCCTTACGAAGCCGAACGAATATGAACTGAGATATTATGATACGATGAAATCAACGAGCATGGCAAAAATTACGCTAAATGAATTCATGAAAAGGCCGGATGGTCTGGCGCAGATCAAAAGGCAATACAAGCAGATATATGCAATAGCAATCATAATGACGATAATAACCATAGGCGTCTGGGGATATCTGTTCTTCATGCTGGGATTCAATTAAAAAAGGTGGAACTTTAAATGAGTGTGGAAAACGCAAAAATTGATTTCAAACGCTTCAGGGAGACCATGGAGGCAAGTTCGGAAATCGGCAGAGTCAAAGATACAGGATTGTATAGACTGGCACTCTCTGATAAAGACAAAGAGATGCGTGATCTGTTCAGAAAATGGATGGAAGAAGCGGGGCTTGAAGTGCGGATCGATGACGTCGGAACCATGTATGGCAGAAGAGCCGGGAAGGAAGACCTTCCCCCGGTCCTCATCGGGTCCCACCTCGATACGCAGCCCTATGGCGGCCGCTATGATGGGGTCATCGGTGTATTGATGGCCCTGGAAGCGATCCGGACGATGAATGATTACAACATCGAAACACGGCGGCCGATTGAAATCGTGAATTTCACGAATGAA
This genomic interval carries:
- a CDS encoding sodium:solute symporter family protein, with amino-acid sequence MAVGIMIGVLALYVGVGLALVKVIKTEDDFYTMGGRGSTVLIVGTLAATYLSATTLLGIAGQSYTEGPLVISALGSFGAWVGTLLAVVYVGRKMKAYGCSTMPDFFDKRFNNKWVSVVAIIIMIVGLIGYGVIQFIGAGIVLSEVTGVDYRIIVIIFTIAMLVFTAVGGMYGIVVTDTMMFFTMLMISVVIAPILIGQAGFDQMKNLAETLPGYWSIAGTEDRHIGWSISQFLVWILFFTCIPALVSRIFPAKNDFVILKVAIIGIFFAPFMQITVFLAAAAVRVLDPNISDPDYAMVIGFLDYTPPAIAGIGLAALMASIMSTASTLFVLVGFALSRDLYERLFDKKLNTKESLGAARIGQIIVGIVVCIITIIRPSAIYWISIYAGSIFAVGWLPTIVASFEWRRMNSKAALASMILGVTAFVLVGEAIRFNWLPVPEGIDALMISLVISVGALIVAAFLTKPNEYELRYYDTMKSTSMAKITLNEFMKRPDGLAQIKRQYKQIYAIAIIMTIITIGVWGYLFFMLGFN